The sequence below is a genomic window from Anser cygnoides isolate HZ-2024a breed goose chromosome 8, Taihu_goose_T2T_genome, whole genome shotgun sequence.
TGAAGTCTCTATAAATTTATAAAGGATTAGGAAATTTAAAGTTCTGCTGCATAAAAAACCACACGCTTTTCTTAGGAGCCAAAACTTCTCACTGTCCATTCATTTTAGAGTGGGCATTCTTAGTATGCCTGCTCATCAGCTATCTGGTTTTGCTCTTACGTCTAAAACGCACACCTTTGGGCTGTAGAGCAGATGTGGGATGTGAAATACCTCTGATAAACCTCCAACTTTGTTTGAATATTTATCAGGAAAGTGATATGCCAATCCAGGAGCTACTTAGCCTTTATGGCTATGATGGTACCATTCCACTCCaagaagatgatgatgatgaagatgatgaagaggaagaggaggagggagaagatgatgatgatgttgATAATGATGACAACAGTGGCTGTAGTGGTGAAAACAAAGTAAGTGCTTACACTAATTTGATTTTCATACAGCCGTTCTGTAGACAACCATTCAAAGTCCCAGATCCCAGCAGAAATCATTCATAAGATAGTTGATTTCAGATGCTTTGTGTACTGAACTCTGATGTTTCTTCTTAATTACCCATCAGTATTGCTCTTAATTGCTCTTAATTCCATCTGTATCATTCCAAACTGTTGCTGAGGCAAATGAGAGTATGTGTATACATTTAGCATTATGTAAGAAGGAATTGTAATTGTCCTTCAGAAATACTGGCTGGCTTAACTGAAGTGTTGAGTGCCTGGAGGTACCTTCGTAGATATGGCTGAGTACTTGTTTCAAGATGAAAAGCTGATCTACTGAAACTGAGCAGTAAAGTATGGAGTTGAATTAAAAGATGCCTCTGTGAGCATTGAAGGTTACTGCAAGTTTTCTGACTTCAGCATCTGAATTGTATTTTGTCAGCCTGGCAGTAATCGCCCTGCTTGTTTTAGGTTGTTAATTAAATCTAATGCCTCAATTATCTTTGCAGAATGTATAGTTTTGAATTTAGCATCTTTAAAGTCCTGTCCTGTGTACTCTTAAAATAACTTACCTGATTTTAGAAGGGTCTTTTCTACTTGTGTATTTTGTATGTACTTTTAATAATCCTGTCCTGTCATGGGCACAGCTGTAACTTCTCCATTACTGGTGGCATTCAGAGTTGCTTCCTGAATtccattaaaatatgaaaacctTTGTACTGTCAGtgacaaaaaaatcacaggcaTTAATGGAAGTTGAATTACCTAATCTGGGTTTAAACAggatacattttcttctttgatatCTTACCCATTTAGAACGTCTGGAATGAGACAGAAAGATGAGAAATGACATACTTGATTCCGAAAATGAAGTTCTTTAGGATTTGCACACTGCCTTGTTATATGCTgtaaatgatctttttttttgtgggttgaatggttcagaaagaagaaagatacGTAGTTACATTGCATTAGGAAAGCTTCAAGAAGCTGGAGAGGCAGAGAGATTTACGTACCatgaaatatgcaaaattaaagACACAGAAGTGTTTAATTTTGTTGTGCCCAGTAGCATTCCTGAAGCCCCACCTCGTTCTACATCCTTGTCTTAACTGCTTCCCAACACAACTTCCATCTTGTGCTCTCAGGGCCTCCTCTGGCTGTCCAGTTGTGGTACTAGCTGATGTAATAGCGTGATAGTGCCTGCCTTTTCTCTTAAACGGATAAAATCCCAGTGTCTGCCACCGCTAAGGTGTTAGCAGCGAGAGGAGCAGTCCTTGTCCCCCTGTAGGGGACCAACGCAGAACCAGATGTGTTCCTGCCCGGCAGCAGCCACAGGCGCCGTCCGGTGCGGTGGCCACAGCCAGTGTTTGACCGAACTGCACGCTTGGAGCTGTGGCTGGATCGAAAGTGGGTGCTCACTTACCCTACCCCAGCCTTCGGAGGGCTGGGCCAGAGGTGGCGGGGAGGACTGGGCACGGAGCGAGCGAGCTAACCCGTTCCGTTCCGCTGGGTGCCCTGGGCTACAAGGAGAGCTCTAGCAACACTCGGTGCTTTTAGCAGGGAGGCAGTAAAATGCATCCATGGGGGTGGAATAATTTTATAAATCATTCAGGCTTTCTCTGCAAGCGCAcatctttctgcagcttttttaGCTCTGCTGCACTTAgctgctttctatttttaagctGCTTTAAGCTGCACGTGTGATAACACCGGGCTCGCCGTTAAAGGTACACACAACCATGTGTTGTGCCGTATGCCTGGGTGCTACAGCCGGCAGGTGTGAGCGCTCACGGGTAGTCATAAAGCCCGTGAATGATGGAGACAACATGCctcagaaaaaatatcttttttagcCTTTTCATTTTAACTAATTGTAACAATTCCCATTGTTGTTCTGAGTTCTCTTCTAATAAAGTAACTTATTCTTATCTTTGTTCTTTCGGTGACTCAACGATGTACTTACACATAGCATGCAGGTTTAGCAATGTACTGTTCCTGTAGGGTTGAACCACTCtattgacatttatttttatggaacATAACATTTCCGTTTGATTGAGAAAAGTAGGGCCATTAAAGATctcctgctcttcctgctgAAAACTCATAAGGAAGGGCTTTGAAGACTGAAGTAAAATTTaaagttaaatgaaattaaatgaatactGCAAGGATTTTCTtgacttattttaaaactagaCATGATGTTTAACTGTGTTTGTGTTTCTGATTTGTATGTTAGCATCTGAGTGTTGAGTCTGATTTGCTTAAAATCACGGTCAGCAAATAATACGATGTGCTTACACATTTGTTATGGCTCAGTCTGAACAGACCACAATCTGTACAGTCACTTGAAGTCAGATAGATAAAGGAtatctgtttggttttgatgcGTTGgcaattttggaaaaaatactgcCTAAGTAGTATTTGCCACGCACGAGGTATACCTGTCTCctctttgctttcttatttttaaggagGAAACCATAAAGGATTCATCAGGTCAGGAAGATGAGACACAGTCATCTAATGATGACCCAGCACCATCTGTTGCTTCTCAAGATCCACAGGAGATAATTCGCCCCCGTCGGTGTAAATATTTTGATACAAGTATGTACAGTTTAGTACTACGAACAGTTATCTCACCGTGATTGACCTTTGCTTTTGAACAGCTTCGTTAACACAGTATTCCGTTTCTGAAATACGCATCTAGACATCTGCAAATGTGTGTTTGCTCTCTTTCTCGATTTCCCTGTTCTTGATTATCATTATACTCAATAGGCACCAGAAATTCCTATTTTTAGCTGAATGATACATCTTCTCCCCAGATAAGGCACTCTCTATAAGCCTAGATATTCTGTCTTCATAAAGGGTTGTATATGTggaaataaatcagaatttctGCAATTTGGAAAAGCATGCTCTCAGCCAGTGTAACTCCTTTCATTACATTACTCCTGGCCTAGTAGCAGTCCAGTTTATGATCCCACAAACTGGCTTGTGCGGATGTGCCCTTCAGGAAAATTTCCTTGCACGTGGAGTCCAGGTGCAGTAAATGGCTTCGGAGACCAACTTGCACAATGAGGAACGTGCTCTTCCTAACAAATACTCTGCTGTGGAATCTACAGCCTGTGCATTGCTACGCTCTGCAGTTGCAGCATTGCTGTGGAGCGTTCAGTAGGGGTCCAGCAACACCTGGCTGTTCAGTATGGTATTACCTTACTGTCAGAGCTTCAGCTGCCGCTTCACACTAAGGACACAGGTAAAAAATACTGCAAGTAGAAAACGCACTACTTCAACTAGATGACTGCTGCACAGTGTGTGGTCATCTTGAGAAGGCCAGGTGGCATTAGTTTATGTACTCATTTGAAGGTGAGAGTCTGAatgaataaaaagtaaaaactgaaattagctggaaataaaacctttaagATCACTAATagataaaacaaaaggaatgaaATCCGAAAAAGGCTGATAGATTTTTAAACCTGAAGTGATGAAGGGAGAGATAACAACGAAGAAAATTTAGTTCAAGAATTCCACATTTGATACCATGGCCAGCATTGTGGACTGATTATTTTCTCTCGTTTTGTTAAAAAATTGGTTTTGCATCTGTTTGAGGCTGTTGAGCTGCTGTTACGTAGCTGTCCCCTTAGGCAGTTCCCATTTCTGTGGCAATTTTACTTAGTGGGATTTGAACCTTTTAGTACTGAGCTGTCAGGAGGGCCATTTGGACAACAGATATTTTACCTTTGACTTTTATATACATACCAGTCATCACGGTCGATAATGTTTAAATTCCTACTGTACTATGTTTTAACTAAcacaaattaaagcaaaagGTTCCTTCTGATACCTTAATAGTTATAGCatagtagattttttttaatctgtaattaatgcaattttttaatctgtagtTTATTTTAATCCAAAAATGTCAAGGAACCTCAGCATGTAGCTATGCAGAAGGTGGCAAGTATCTTAAATGAAATCTCTTCTTAGGATAATGCAAGTGTATTGCACTAGCTTTGGATTTTTATAGTGTTCAGCTGTATGTAAATTGTAATTTACTGCACAAATCATTTTAGTGCTGATGCTGTCTTTTGCCATACACACGAACCAGGTATCGTGGTTGCTTTCACTCTGCTGTGAAAGGCAGCTACCCCCTATCATGATCCATTATTCAAAGCACCGCTGTGCAGCTCTGAGCAGTACGTCCAAGCCTGTTGCACCCCAGTAAGACTGAGAAGAGCCCACCTGTGGCTTTCTCACGTTGTGCTGTAGTTTACCTCAAATTCAGTGACTGCTGCTgtaagggagaaagaagagcagagctAGGAGCTCATGGAGAATGGTGTTGAAATCCACGTGTGGATGCTGAATGTCCACacaaaaacactttcagaaagTAGCTGTTAGTAGTCAGTTCGGAGGTGAATCATCTCAACTGCTTCACGGCCGGCTGAGGGAAAGCAAAGTTTTATTAGGAAGCATTAAAATTGGAGGATGTATTCATTTGTTCCTTAACTTTTCAGAGTCAGCCATGTATCTTGAGCCGTTCTAAATGTGAACGTTGGGTGGgttgtttttaaagcagtcaGTACTCGAGCGTCTGGTCCGTCACTCGCGCTGCCATTTGCACTTCTGTGGTGTTAGATAAGGCGGCCGGGAGGCAGAGCGGGGCTGTGGGTGGGTGGCCGGGCTCGTGTCCTCCCCTCACCCTTGCACAGGAGCCCGCTGAGATGTCCCGGGCTGCCTCGCTCGGCATGGCTCCGGCGTGGCTCCTTCTCTGTAAGTAAGTGTTGGAAAATTTCTCGTAGATAGCGAAATAGAAGAGGAATCCGAAGAAGATGAAGATTATATTCCCTCAGAAGACTGGAAAAAGGTAACTATTATGGGCTGTTAAAAAAGTATGTCTTCTGTGAATAATGAGCTGATCTGTTACCTAGCAACTTTGAGCTCCATAGATCACACAGTTTTTCTCCGTTTTGTCCTGACAGATATTGATGTTTTTATGGTAATGACTGTTAAAGACCTCCCTAGGTAGTGAGAAGTAGGTTTCTATATAGTGCCTGTTTGCCaatttgcttttgattttgaagaatgaaagttttaagagagaaagaatgatACGGTCATATTTCCTTTCACTAAAAAAACCTGCAAGGCTGTGGTTGCTGGTTGCttaactttttgtttctgttatttctaAACAGGAAATCATGGTGGGCTCTATGTTTCAAGCTGAAATTCCAGCTGGCATCTGCAAATACAAAGAGAACGAAAAAGGTGAGACATAGCGCTGTTGCCGTTGCTTGACTTAAGTTTctagtggggaaaaataaaagatatattGGACTTAAGTCATGTATGTGGCAAAATATAACAGCtccttcaaatgaaaaatagaacCACAATCTCAAGCTGTAGTTCTTCGTGTGCTTCACCATCAGAGCTTGAgacttggaaaagaaagattatATTGCTGGCCTATTGAGCCCTTGTGTTCTAATTTGGTAATTTACACAAGTTTTCATACAGAATGTGTTAATCTCTTCACCTGATGTATTTTGTTTATGTGAAACATAGTAAAGAAATGGTGTTGCTGGAATTGAATTAACATGTTAAAAGAGACAAAATGGCACcagcagcttttgttttcacattttaaaacttttaagtCATTATTTAAATACCtcttcttctacttttttttttcccctcccaaccAGAGTGTTTGTCAGTGCTTTCTCAGTGTAATTGAGTAAGGAAAAGCAGACACGGTTTAAAACCAGTTGTGagcttaaaagaagaaattttcttgCTCATTCAGCCCATTACTAAGAATTCATTTACTCTGCAGGTCGGTTGGAGACTGCAGTTTTCATACAAGTTAGTTTTTAAGCTAACCGGCAGAAAACCCCATGCCTTCTTAGAATCTGAGAATATACTCAAGTGGTGGCAATTGTCTTGCTTCAGGCTGCAGGTTGCTGTAGCCGCGCTGTGGCCTGATCTGGCTGGAAACTGAGAAGGGCATCGGTCGTGCTGCTGACAGTGAGGCTGACACATTTTGTCAGCTCTGGGCTTGGTAGCCACAGAAGTTGAAGAGCATGTAATTTAAATCCATGTGAGAAGTCAGGAGCTTCCAcggaaaatggaaaacagtaaATTAGAAAATACCTGCTTTTTGCTGTGAAGTTGCTCCTTGCATGCTTTCCTGCTACAGTCTAAAAATAGAGCTTGAATTATGTATTTACCTAAGATGTGGCAAATTATGCTTTATGGATCACTCACCTGCTCTTACTGGTATTTACTCAGCTCTAAATGGCTTCTGGCCtccaataataaaaaagatagagCTGTTTTATGCACTGCTGTAACCtatataaaacagtttttcataGTCCTGCACACAGCTCTTTGCAGAATGCAGAGCCTACGTCATGGGCAAAAACTGTTGAAGGGGAAAGTTAAATTTTCACTGATGTTCTAGGGTTGTTCCAGTCTTATATACCAGTGGGGTTTGGTATCTTCTgcccctccttttcctttctgctgtgttttagattaAATCTTTGACAGGACTCGAGATGGAATATTAATGAAATCTAGAGCTGAAAAACAAGTGTCTGAGATTGTGTATTTAGTCCTTTTATGTACATATCCCATCTTCTTTGTTGTTCTCTAAGAAGACTAGTCCTCTTGGATCCACTCCCATAAACGAAAGCACAAAAATGGTGGAACTCTTAAGAATAACCACCTTGCTTTTCAGAATGTGTTCTGACATGCTGGTGTACAGAAAAAACAACCGTGGATGCTGCACTAAGCCTAATTACAGTGGACTGGCTCTCAGAGGACTATGCCTGGAGTACAAGTAGCTACTATTAGAGAAATTCAGGTTATGAACAATCTACAGAATTAAACAATATGTTTTTCAGAAGGCTTGGACTTGAAAATCAAAGGGTAGctctgaaaactgaaaggtGCTGAAGCTGCTTTCAGACCTACCGACGTGGACCTTAGTAAACATTGCGGTGCGCTTAGCTTGCATCACTAGGGGTGGCTTGGAACCAGTTATCAGTTGTCTTCTGAAAAGAGTCGTTGCTTCTAATGGGGTTTGTATCCCAAGATAGCTaaaatccttttcttaaatGGGCAACCAAACATCAGATTAGAACTAGcctttgggaggaaaaaaaagctcccAGAAAACTGTTGAGGGCTATTCCCGAAGTGTGTGTTATTTGTGAAATGAAGGTGTCTTCCTTTCCAAGACACTTAGTTATTtttcttaccattttttttttctatttgtatttccattctgtattttttctatttgtattctatttaatgtaaaaattgctttttttcaagTTGCGATGCACCCAGCCACCACTCTGACCTTTCCAGCTGCACACAAACTACTGTATCGGCCCTTTCTGTGCTCACCGTACCTTCACAGGGGCTTGCTCCTGCTTTCTCTTGTTGAGCAAGAGTCAGAGGTGCTCACCAAGCTAATGGAATCAGTGTTTAAATTACTTTCTTGCTGGTTTTTGTACAGTTATCTTTCAGGGAAGACCAGGCCACAGGCAGGTCAGGATACTTTCCTGATTCTGTTTTAGTTAATaacttgaattttattttactgtactgATGTTTTAATCTTGCAAAGCTTGTAGGCTATTCAAGATAAAAATAGGAGATAATTTAGAGGATATGGCCTTTGTTCATGTTCCTTCCATTAATGTAAGTTTATGAAAGTTTCCCTGGTCTGAAAGCTCGTGCAAAAGCTCTGAAAAGACAGTAGAGATCTGGTAGAATTAAAAATCAACATTCTTCAcctgaatgtttttgttttagaaagtaTTTCTAGGATTTAGTAGGAAAGTCCAAGTGAAATTTCCTTGCAAAGTGTCAGTTTGATTGCAGAATGTTTGGCATCTGGGCATTAACTGTGATGGAGGAGCAGTGGACCTTGGTGCTGGCTTTATAAGAGAGAATAAACATCTGCATGGTTGTTTTAGCtcgcttttctttttcttctggttatTTCAGTGTATGAAAACGATGACCAGCTCTTGTGGAATCCTGACTTCTTACCAGAAGATAAAGTGATTGAGTTCCTAAATGAAGCATCAAGGCGTACGGGTGATGAGAAAGGCCTAGATGCAATTCCTGAAGGATCACATATTAAAGACAATGAGCAGGTATATAACAATAGTAGGATTTGTAGTTTAATATTACTGAATGAATTatccctttattttattttaatcccaATAATTAAAGTAGGGCTTGAAAAAGCTTTATTGTTCTTTTTGGAAATCAAGATacgatgttttttttttcctgtcaacGAATACCGAATTGTTAACTTCGGCTTAACCTTGGTCTATGCATCAAtgcattatttataaataatcaTGCAGAAATGAGTTCTGTTCTTTcaattacagattttttctAAGCTTCATGAATGCGTGAAGCTAAATGTATAAGGGTCTTTATACAAAAAAACATCGATTTTACAAATGCATGCAATggatgaaaatgttaaaatacttttcctggGTGTATACCAGGTTTTGTAATTAAGAGAAATGGAAATTGAACAGAGGGAATATGTCTTTGTGCTTTTGTAAATTGCAATACATTCAttcaaaaagtttatttttaatcctcttTGAATTAGGTTTTAATGATTTACTGAGTATGCTCCTATGGCACAACATAAGTTTAGCACTATTTAGATTGTTAAACATATGTCTTTTTGTCTTTACAGGCATTGTATGAACTGGTTAAGTGCAATTTTGATACTGAAGAATCATTACGAAGGTTGAGATTTAATGTGAAAGCAGCCAGAGGTGAGCATACACAAAAACCTAGCTTCCTGTTGTTGAACTTTGCTTTAATTTGTTACACAGATAGCGGCTTTTGCTGTCAGCAGACTGAGACATTTTATTAGAGCTTGACTGCACGTCAGCATTACATATCAGTGCTCACTTAAATGCAGCCTTCAGTGAATGTCTTTTTGTTCTCTGAGAGAATGAAATTAGCAGATGTAGTGTAAACAAGTACATCCCCAAAGACAGCAAGTAAATTAGCCTTCTGTTAACAAAGCttgatatttatatttgtgACTTTAATGACaagttaaaatgtaaaatgagttCTTAGCAACTGAACTGTGCATTTCCTTGGTATTTCATTCTTTGTTCTACACCTCTTCAGCTCTTAAAGTTAATGGAACAAACATGTAAAAAATGAGATAACTCAGTTCTAAATAAAGGAGAGGGAGCATCAAAaccttttatttgaaaaggtaTACCACTAAAAAGATGCCGGTCTTGAAGATCCTTTTGAAGCCTAAAGCATTTGCTGTTTTGGTATTGATCTTTGTGCTCACAGTAACAAGCAACTAACAAAAGGTTCTTCTTTTAAGCAATTGGCTTCTCCAGAGTTTACTGTGCAAATCACAAGACAAGGGTGCTCAAATCAAGATCAGTTTGTTCTCACACTATTTTAGTCCTTACTTGTGACCTGAGGATTCAATAAGGCCAAATTATATTAAGTTCTTAGAACTGTGACTGAAAGTTTTTAGGGGTTTATTCTGGCTTCAGCGGAGCTAAGATTTCCCATCCGTTTCCCATTTTTTTGTGTGAGCAGCACAGTTTCTTACTTTACCTGACTGGAATTCACATCCTATCGTTGCTGGCTCCTGCCGGGGGTAGGGGAAGATCTCATTCCCCACTCCTTTTCCCCTGCTTCTTCCAAATACCCAGAACTAGTTTGAGTCCATAGGATGAGCTAGCTCCCTGTGCTGTGTGCTGGGTTGAAGGATACCTGCCTGCTTCCTGTCGTTGTAGGGCAGAATGTTGAGACCAGGTTTCTAAGCCCGTTCTTTCTGTTGCCATTTCCTGCATGCAGCTGGGCAGGAATAAGGGACTGTTTATAACAGTCCCTACCAACGAGCTCCTTAAGCCAACCAAAATTTCCCATCTTCTGACTAGCAGGGAGAATTTTCAATTTTGTACCAGTACGTGAAATTTCTGGAGGTGGTTCTCATTAGTCAGAAGGTGCTGTAAGAAACTTGAATGCCATATGTTTTCTGTCACTAAATTCTCTTCTACTGGCCATATGCTTTTATgtaaagtgttttctttatctCATTCCTTTAGAAGAATTATCTGTTTGGACAGAAGAAGAATGCAGGAACTTTGAACAAGGGCTGAAAGTGTATGGCAAGGATTTTCATGTGATTCAGGCAAATAAGGTAAACACCttacaaatgtaaaatgtagttcttgctttctatttttttgagaaatgtaGATAAGTTCTTGTGCTCAATTTCTTTCACAAATCAATATATTTACTTCTAGTTTTGACTACGCTGGTAGTCAAACTGGTTTGTCAAAGTCCAGAATCCTCTGTGACTGTGAACCCTAGGTTCAGGAAAGTGCAAAAGTCTTGCTATGCGTACATACAGGAAGGGTCTACATCCCTATAGTCTTATTCTGGTCTGAATAGAGTGGCGAAACAGACATGAATATTTCTCCCGAAGGTTTTGCTCGCAGCACCTTGAGATGTCATCAGTATTACTACaaagtgttttaatttctgGGCCTCTGAAATTTTGAGTCAATAGTTTCCTCTCTTTTGTATGTTGTATAAAGAAGCATGGACTTTGAATTTCACACATTTGGATTTAAATGTTAGCTTTTTGACAAAACACATATTTGAAGTCATCAAAATTTTCATGGCACATATTTCCTAGGTACGAACAAGATCAGTTGGTGAGTGTGTAGCATTTTATTACATGTGGAAGAAATCAGAGCGTTATGATTTCTTTGCGCAGCAGACCCgatttggaaagaagaaatacaatcTTCATCCTGGTGTAACGTAAGATGTGCATTTTTCTTATGTGCTTTTACATGCTGGatctaaatctttcttttgtACCTCTCTAGTCTGAAATGGAATGACAATCTAGAGATTCCATAGTGCCAGGTTTCGGCAGGGctataagaaaagcaaattggTGTGTATAATGTAATTTCTAAAGTACGTTTGTTTGGAAATAGGCCAACAATGTGCATTGATCAGCAATTTAATTTggtgtgttttctgtttagaTGTTTCACAAATGTAACGTTTCTGcaaatatgtgatttttttaagtacttgCTTTTTAAGTATTGCTTTAAATGCATGTTTTGTACAGAGGCATGAGTCACAAGTTGTGGCACATGCTGTGGTGTATGCTTGGAATACATCGTCTGTAAAGCATTCTGGCCAACACAGTGCCCTGCACTAGGGCTTTTTTCTTGGTACATAGCTTCTTCCCACATTCACTCTGCTAGACAGGGAGGGAAATGTCTGTGCATAGCTCTTTATTCTCATCCCTCAAATCTGAGCAAGTCAGCCAGCATTATCTTCTGCCCTTCATTCCAATGCTGTGATTTTTGTGTCTTGCTCTTTCCGCAGCCTTTCTCCAAGttttttttacaattattttttcttataatttgTTTCTGGCTTGTCTGTCCTTCCctcttttaaatattattgtttCTGTAAACATTTTAGAACTGTGTGTTGGAGCACCAAAGTGAAATAGCAGTATGACATTGAGGGTTGCCATCTGTGGCTCCTTTGATACGTAGACTGTTACAGAGCTGCTGGATTTTCTTCTCCAGTTGCCAGAGACAGTCTGTCTGCCCGTCTTCTgcccaccccttttttttcccatttatacCCAAATTGATAGACATTCTTGCTTGTTAATCACTTAAAATATCCTCTGATTCTTTTGCTGTTGATTGCATATGGTGTTCAAAAGTGTTACCAGAAGAAGGGTCATTACGGATTGTACTTGTCTGTTCTTGAAAGCTTTTGCAGATAGATGTTGGAATTCAGAGTGCAGTATCAGTTCCAGAGTAGCTGTGTGTGAGGTTATGCTGCTTCTGGAGTTAATCCAGACT
It includes:
- the MIER1 gene encoding mesoderm induction early response protein 1 isoform X1; amino-acid sequence: MAEPSVESSSPGGSATSDDHEFDPSADMLVHDFDDERTLEEEEMMEGETNISSEIEDLNRESDMPIQELLSLYGYDGTIPLQEDDDDEDDEEEEEEGEDDDDVDNDDNSGCSGENKEETIKDSSGQEDETQSSNDDPAPSVASQDPQEIIRPRRCKYFDTNSEIEEESEEDEDYIPSEDWKKEIMVGSMFQAEIPAGICKYKENEKVYENDDQLLWNPDFLPEDKVIEFLNEASRRTGDEKGLDAIPEGSHIKDNEQALYELVKCNFDTEESLRRLRFNVKAAREELSVWTEEECRNFEQGLKVYGKDFHVIQANKVRTRSVGECVAFYYMWKKSERYDFFAQQTRFGKKKYNLHPGVTDYMDRLLDESESAASSRAPSPPPTTSNSSTSQSEREDSATSSSNQNGVSANGPGEIPNKDEAKIEGLHVNGPTSGKKTPHTDLDTNGYETENLSIDPKLAHSTSRNENDFEEKSERPLKRRRINSNGKESPGSSEFFQEANSHGKLEELESLDD
- the MIER1 gene encoding mesoderm induction early response protein 1 isoform X2, producing the protein MLVHDFDDERTLEEEEMMEGETNISSEIEDLNRESDMPIQELLSLYGYDGTIPLQEDDDDEDDEEEEEEGEDDDDVDNDDNSGCSGENKEETIKDSSGQEDETQSSNDDPAPSVASQDPQEIIRPRRCKYFDTNSEIEEESEEDEDYIPSEDWKKEIMVGSMFQAEIPAGICKYKENEKVYENDDQLLWNPDFLPEDKVIEFLNEASRRTGDEKGLDAIPEGSHIKDNEQALYELVKCNFDTEESLRRLRFNVKAAREELSVWTEEECRNFEQGLKVYGKDFHVIQANKVRTRSVGECVAFYYMWKKSERYDFFAQQTRFGKKKYNLHPGVTDYMDRLLDESESAASSRAPSPPPTTSNSSTSQSEREDSATSSSNQNGVSANGPGEIPNKDEAKIEGLHVNGPTSGKKTPHTDLDTNGYETENLSIDPKLAHSTSRNENDFEEKSERPLKRRRINSNGKESPGSSEFFQEANSHGKLEELESLDD